A segment of the Candidatus Sumerlaea chitinivorans genome:
TTTTTGGATCCGCTAATGCTCACACTCCCACACAGCGGATTTCCGCCACGGATGAGAAATCGGTCCACGAGAACCCTCTTTCGCTTAGCAACTTTTCAAATAGTTTGCAAATGGAACAACAGACCGCTCACACAACGCGGATTTGTAGGGCCTGCCGACCAAGCGCTGTCCCCCGCCTCGCCGGGCTTAGAACGGCTTCGCTTGGGGGGATTCAATCTTCGGCATGTGCGCGATGCATTCAATCTCCACCAAAACATCCTTTGGTAGACGCGAGACTTCCACTGTTGCGCGCGCGGGTGGGTCCACAGGGAAATACTTCGCGTAAACTTCGTTCATTGCTGGGAAGTCTTCCATGTTTTTGAGGTAAACGGTCGTTTTCACGATTTGGAAAAGACCGCTTCCCGCTGCTTCAAGGATCCCTCGCAGATTCTCGAGAACGCGTTCTGTTTGGGTGGCAACGTCGCTACCCACCACTTGGCCAGTCTTGGGATCCAGCGGAATTTGGCCACTACAAAAGATGAATTCTCCACACTTGATTGCTTGGGAGTAGGGCCCGATTGCAGCTGGTGCCAAGGGACTAACGATAGGGACCTTATTGTGAGAAATCATTTGTGTGTGTCCTCCTCTCAACCACGTGGTAAACCAATGCGTCCTGTTCGGGCGATCGCTTTGATGCCATAGGGCTTTAGCATCTCGATGAGAGCTGCAACTTTCTCCCCGCTTCCAGAAGCCTCAATAGTAAGCGAGTCGTGCTGAACATCCACAACTTTACTGCGGAAAATGTCGGCAATTTCAATGACCTCACGACGGTTTTTTGCGGAACTTGCCACTTTTAGTAGGACCAGTTCGCGTTCCACAAAGTTTCCGGTGCCACTAAGGTCCTCGGCTGAGATGACGTCCACCTGTCGCTTCAATTGCTTTAGAATCTGCTCTACCACCGCATCGTCCCCATGGACGACGATGGTCATGCGCGAGACCGTTGGATCCTCCGTCTCCCCCACCGCCAGACTGTCGATATTAAAACCGCGTCCGGAAAACAACCCCGCAATGTGGGCAAGCACACCAAACTTGTTTTCTACCAGCACTGAGATTACGTGTTCCATCGCTTGATCACCTTTTTCCGTTGCTCTGTGTTGAGCAT
Coding sequences within it:
- a CDS encoding Bona fide RidA/YjgF/TdcF/RutC subgroup, giving the protein MISHNKVPIVSPLAPAAIGPYSQAIKCGEFIFCSGQIPLDPKTGQVVGSDVATQTERVLENLRGILEAAGSGLFQIVKTTVYLKNMEDFPAMNEVYAKYFPVDPPARATVEVSRLPKDVLVEIECIAHMPKIESPQAKPF
- a CDS encoding Acetolactate synthase small subunit; its protein translation is MEHVISVLVENKFGVLAHIAGLFSGRGFNIDSLAVGETEDPTVSRMTIVVHGDDAVVEQILKQLKRQVDVISAEDLSGTGNFVERELVLLKVASSAKNRREVIEIADIFRSKVVDVQHDSLTIEASGSGEKVAALIEMLKPYGIKAIARTGRIGLPRG